The following are encoded together in the Silurus meridionalis isolate SWU-2019-XX chromosome 2, ASM1480568v1, whole genome shotgun sequence genome:
- the LOC124403129 gene encoding uncharacterized protein LOC124403129, which translates to MYLPVGLLMFFAMGHGGLHVYGHECLVMPRTNSATFAYKGEEVILNCSVDLQVPAKNIEQVNWKREDGDQNVLVLLYQTNHTISDSSHERYKKRVELFSSEISKGNFSLKLMDVQLEDKGTYICEVFAMNRSTRICVNLDGVGFTTPHISIFVLCSVALVLAVGFFGPVWNLLRKKGSTSQDLTMPIFLILCPNICMFAAFILWSTEALPPEIIACSSVNLMRPLMLLKTSTYLNKLPNCLQKAVKALAVPLYHSTVTMATCSIFFGNVAMIQRPAGHTVTVLIIFAVGTFISAIVLAVYGLRLHQTVCLEIFNLVLFGFLLSSNRDPYIYITEAICALAPPVIVMLMVLSLQKHFFQGEAFSCVQIALSSIIVTVFSLNVICIYVLLSITLPEFYKRGWMIAFEGILFIFAWLVLSCLLRHYQGQNTGCCPQWRKKGYFCCSVLVALLIIVDGIVYFHCVQKIMEVKDLAGYLALTPFIHVLAATCLFKHPVYLPEFLHAMVYMFGAVGLSTVNAIALIAELILKADKGARTIGDLRVIVLPVETVFVSAWLALQIYDAWTRSKGRIMRNFEDMKGREKKESNIT; encoded by the exons ATGTATTTGCCAGTAGgtttattgatgttttttgcTATGGGACATGGAG GTCTCCATGTCTATGGCCATGAATGTCTTGTGATGCCCAGGACAAACTCAGCCACCTTTGCCTACAAGGGTGAGGAGGTCATACTGAACTGTTCAGTAGATTTGCAAGTACCAGCCAAAAACATAGAACAAGTGAACTGGAAAAGGGAGGACGGAGACCAAAATGTCCTTGTCCTGCTTTATCAAACCAATCATACCATCTCTGATTCCTCACATGAAAGGTACAAGAAAAGAGTTGAGCTCTTTTCTTCTGAAATCTCCAAAGGGAACTTCTCACTCAAGCTGATGGATGTACAGCTGGAAGATAAAGGAACATACATATGTGAGGTCTTCGCTATGAACAGGTCTACACGGATCTGTGTGAATCTGGATGGCGTAG GTTTCACCACACCGCATATATCAATATTTGTTCTTTGCTCTGTTGCGCTGGTGCTTGCAGTGGGATTTTTTGGTCCTGTTTGGAACCTACTGAGAAAGAAAg GTTCTACTTCACAAGACTTGACAATGCCCATTTTTCTGATCCTTTGTCCAAACATCTGCATGTTTGCAGCTTTCATCTTGTGGTCAACAGAAG cCTTACCCCCAGAGATCATTGCTTGTTCAAGTGTCAATCTCATGAGGCCTCTCATGCTGCTGAAAACATCTACTTATCTCAACAAGTTACCAA aCTGCTTACAGAAAGCAGTAAAGGCTTTGGCTGTTCCACTTTATCATTCAACTGTAACAATGGCCACATGTTCAA TTTTCTTTGGAAATGTTGCTATGATACAGAGACCAGCAGGACACACGGTAACAGTACTGATCATCTTTGCAGTGGGGACTTTCATCAGTGCTATTGTTTTAG CTGTCTATGGTCTCCGGCTGCACCAGACTGTGTGTCTAGAAATATTTAACCTGGTCCTGTTTGGATTTCTACTCAGCAGCAACCGAGACCCTTACATCT ACATCACTGAGGCAATTTGTGCATTAGCACCTCCTGTCATAGTGATGCTGATGGTCCTATCACTACAAAAGCACTTTTTCCAAGGAGAAGCTTTTAGCT GTGTGCAAATTGCTCTGTCATCTATTATCGTGACTGTTTTCAGCCTAAACGTCATTTGTATTTACGTTCTTTTGTCTATTACATTACCAGAATTTTACAAAAGAG GATGGATGATTGCGTTTGAAGGTATATTGTTCATATTTGCATGGTTAGTTTTGAGTTGTCTATTGCGTCACTACCAAGGACAGAATACAGGATGCTGCCCTcaatggagaaaaaaaggat ATTTTTGCTGCAGTGTCCTTGTTGCACTTCTAATAATTGTGGATGGAATTGTGTACTTTCATTGTGTACAAAAAATCATGGAAGTGAAAG ATCTTGCTGGATATCTGGCTCTCACGCCATTCATACATGTTTTGGCAGCAACATGTTTGTTTAAACATCCCGTATATTTACCGG AGTTCCTTCATGCTATGGTCTACATGTTTGGAGCTGTAGGTCTCAGTACTGTAAATGCAATTGCTCTCATTGCAGAACTGATCCTGAAAGCAG ATAAAGGAGCACGGACTATCGGCGATCTCCGTGTGATCGTTTTACCAGTTGAAACGGTGTTTGTTTCCGCTTGGCTCGCGTTACAGATCTACGATGCCT GGACGAGATCGAAAGGCAG AATAATGCGCAATTTTGAAGATATGaaggggagagaaaaaaaagagagtaatATCACCTGA